The Zingiber officinale cultivar Zhangliang unplaced genomic scaffold, Zo_v1.1 ctg222, whole genome shotgun sequence genome includes a window with the following:
- the LOC122036892 gene encoding UDP-glycosyltransferase 89B2-like has product MLASSARSPPETEMADERQVHLLLVPFPAAGHMLPLLDLARLLSESFHPAVIVTVAVTPKNVSLLAARCPAAAPLVLPFPSDPAILPGVENAHEDLSTDIRLLMRAFAGLHLPLLRWGQDHHPTALLSDYFCGWTNSLAAELGVPHLVFFPSGALCLSLVHSLWRRMPKRNNPKDPVEPILFPDLPGSPLYPWRHLTTIYRRYVEGDSLSEFAKEMFLANARSWGCVFNTFAELERTYLQHLRRDPGHARVWAVGPVALPPGTSAGLDEQLAAWLGRFPEGSVVYVAFGSVAKLSLAQAEALAAGLEGSGARFVWATRGAVAMPMGFEERVAGRGLVLTGWAPQVAILNHAAVGAFISHCGWNSVLEAVAAGVSLLTWPMAADQFFNARLLEEEIGTAVRACEGGEEAVPEPEELARLVAEAVGEAGRARRQKARELGRKAAEAVSEDGSSARDLADLVDELSKVAIDQTVGEQRV; this is encoded by the coding sequence ATGCTCGCCAGTTCAGCAAGAAGTCCACCAGAGACAGAGATGGCGGACGAGCGGCAAGTTCATCTCCTGTTGGTCCCGTTCCCGGCGGCGGGTCATATGCTGCCTCTTCTAGACCTCGCCCGCCTCCTCTCAGAAAGCTTCCACCCCGCTGTCATCGTCACAGTCGCCGTCACACCCAAAAACGTCTCTCTCCTCGCCGCCCGCTGCCCCGCCGCCGCCCCCCTCGTCCTCCCCTTCCCCTCCGACCCAGCCATCCTTCCAGGCGTCGAGAACGCTCACGAAGATCTATCTACCGACATTCGCCTCCTTATGCGCGCCTTCGCCGGCCTCCATCTCCCCCTCCTCCGCTGGGGCCAGGACCATCACCCCACCGCACTCCTCTCCGACTACTTCTGCGGCTGGACCAACAGCCTCGCCGCCGAGCTCGGAGTTCCTCACCTCGTATTCTTCCCCTCCGGCGCGCTCTGCCTCTCTCTTGTCCACTCGCTCTGGCGCCGGATGCCAAAGAGGAACAACCCTAAGGATCCCGTCGAGCCCATACTCTTCCCCGATCTACCTGGTTCGCCGCTCTACCCGTGGCGCCACCTCACCACCATCTACCGCCGGTACGTCGAGGGCGACTCTCTGTCGGAGTTCGCTAAGGAAATGTTCCTCGCCAACGCCCGCAGCTGGGGCTGTGTCTTCAACACCTTCGCCGAGCTCGAGAGGACTTACCTCCAACACCTCCGGCGTGATCCAGGGCACGCCCGCGTCTGGGCTGTGGGACCCGTCGCCCTGCCTCCGGGGACCTCGGCCGGATTGGACGAGCAGCTGGCAGCTTGGCTCGGCAGATTCCCGGAGGGATCCGTCGTATACGTGGCCTTCGGGAGCGTGGCCAAGCTGTCGCTGGCGCAAGCGGAGGCGCTGGCTGCTGGGCTGGAGGGCAGCGGGGCTCGATTCGTGTGGGCGACCAGGGGGGCGGTGGCGATGCCGATGGGGTTCGAGGAGCGCGTGGCGGGGCGAGGCCTCGTGCTCACCGGGTGGGCGCCACAGGTGGCGATCCTGAACCACGCGGCGGTGGGGGCGTTCATCAGCCACTGCGGGTGGAACTCGGTACTGGAGGCTGTGGCGGCGGGGGTCTCGCTGCTGACGTGGCCGATGGCCGCCGACCAGTTCTTCAACGCGAGGCTGCTGGAGGAGGAGATAGGCACGGCGGTGAGGGCGTGCGAGGGCGGCGAGGAAGCCGTGCCAGAACCGGAGGAGCTGGCGCGCCTGGTGGCGGAGGCGGTGGGCGAAGCGGGGAGGGCGCGGAGGCAGAAGGCGCGGGAGTTAGGGAGAAAGGCGGCAGAAGCGGTGTCAGAAGACGGCAGCTCGGCCAGAGATTTGGCGGACCTTGTAGACGAGCTGTCGAAGGTTGCAATAGATCAAACAGTTGGAGAGCAGAGAGTCTGA